One Aspergillus oryzae RIB40 DNA, chromosome 2 genomic window carries:
- the pgmA gene encoding phosphoglucomutase PGM2 (phosphoglucomutase): protein MSIQTVSFQSFTDQKPGTSGLRKKVKVFQQPNYSESFITSILLSIPEGAKDAFLVIGGDGRYYNPEAIQKIAKISAAYGVKKLLVGQNGILSTPAASNLIRVRKATGGILLTASHNPGGPNADFGIKYNLSNGAPAPETVTNKIYETSKTLTSYNYAEIPELDLSSIGSKTYGPLEVEVVHSTSDYVKMMKEIFDFDLIKEFLNTHKDFKVLFDGMHGVTGPYGVDIFVNELGLPSSSTMNCVPSPDFNGGHPDPNLVYAHELVEAVDKNGIHFGAASDGDGDRNMIYGANTFVSPGDSLAIISHHAKLIPYFQKQGVYGLARSMPTSGAVDLVAKAQGLQSYEVPTGWKFFCNLFDNKKISICGEESFGTGSNHIREKDGLWAIVAWLNIIAGVAKEKPDQTPSIASIQNDFWQAYGRTFFTRYDYENVDSDGANKVIAILSDKVANKDSFVGSTVSGRKVTDVGNFSYTDLDGSVSKNQGLYAKFDDGSRIIVRLSGTGSSGATIRLYIEKYESDKSKFGLTASEYLKDNVALALSLLNFKEFIGREEPDVRT from the exons ATGTCCATCCAGACCGTCTCCTTCCAATCCTTTACTGACCAGAAGCCGGGAAC CTCCGGTCTTCGTaagaaggtcaaggtctTCCAGCAGCCCAACTACTCCGAATCCTTTATCACcagcatcctcctctccatcccTGAAGGTGCCAAGGACgccttcctcgtcattgGTGGCGACGGCCGTTACTATAACCCTGAGGCCATCCAGAAGATCGCTAAGATCAGTGCCGCTTATGGcgtcaagaagctccttgTCGGCCAGAACGGCATCTTGAGCACCCCCGCTGCCAGTAATCTTATCCGTGTACGGAAGGCCACCGGTGGCATTCTGTTGACTGCCAGCCACAACCCCGGTG GTCCCAATGCCGACTTTGGTATCAAGTACAACCTGTCCAACGGTGCCCCCGCCCCCGAGACAGTCACCAACAAGATCTACGAAACTTCCAAGACCCTCACCTCCTATAACTACGCTGAGATCCCCGAGCTTGATCTTTCCAGTATTGGCTCCAAGACCTACGGCCccttggaggtggaggttgTCCATTCGACCTCCGACTATgtcaagatgatgaaggagattTTCGACTTCGACTTGATCAAGGAGTTCCTCAACACCCACAAGGACTTCAAGGTTCTGTTTGATGGCATGCACGGTGTCACCGGGCCCTACGGCGTCGATATCTTCGTCAACGAGCTTGGTctgcccagcagcagcaccatgAACTGTGTCCCTAGCCCTGACTTCAACGGTGGTCACCCTGACCCCAACCTGGTCTATGCCCATGAGTTGGTTGAGGCTGTTGACAAGAACGGTATCCACTTCGGTGCCGCTAGCGATGGTGACGGTGACCGCAACATGATCTACGGTGCTAACACCTTTGTGTCCCCCGGTGACAGCTtggccatcatctcccaCCACGCCAAGCTGATTCCCTACTTCCAGAAGCAGGGTGTTTACGGTTTGGCCCGCTCCATGCCCACATCCGGTGCTGTCGACCTGGTTGCCAAGGCACAGGGTCTGCAGAGCTACGAGGTGCCCACCGGCTGGAAGTTCTTCTGCAACCTGTTTGACAACAAGAAGATCTCGATCTGCGGTGAGGAGAGCTTCGGTACTGGTAGCAACCACATCCGTGAGAAGGATGGTCTGTGGGCCATCGTCGCCTGGTTGAACATCATCGCTGGTGTGGCCAAGGAGAAGCCGGACCAGACCCCCAGCATTGCATCCATCCAGAACGATTTCTGGCAGGCCTATGGCCGTACTTTCTTCACCCGCTACGACTACGAGAACGTTGACAGCGATGGTGCCAACAAGGTTATTGCTATCCTATCTGACAAGGTCGCCAACAAGGACAGCTTCGTCGGTTCCACCGTGTCCGGCCGCAAGGTCACCGATGTGGGCAACTTCTCCTACACCGACCTGGACGGCAGCGTGTCCAAGAACCAGGGCCTGTACGCTAAGTTCGATGATGGCAGCCGTATCATCGTCCGTCTGTCCGGCACCGGCAGCAGCGGTGCCACGATCCGTCTGTACATTGAGAAGTACGAGAGCGACAAGAGCAAGTTTGGCCTGACTGCGTCCGAGTACCTGAAGGACAACGTTGCTCTCGCCCTCTCTCTGCTCAACTTCAAGGAGTTCATCGGCCGCGAGGAGCCTGACGTCCGCACTTAA
- a CDS encoding Gfo/Idh/MocA family protein (predicted dehydrogenases and related proteins), with translation MGDPNPPTSHDLSLSSPSPPHAHSAKSLRFLVIGAGSRGNAYARAVTNATSGMIHAIAEPHPFKRQEFGRNYIWGDSGTPKDGQEFKDWRDWLRWEVKRRAQSSTTVTNGTNCATLGVDGVFICTLDETHVEILQAIAPLQLHILCEKPLALSLSDCLTVYRALLPKEEGGLSPSSSPSTIFSIGHVLRYSPHNILLRKLLLEDRTIGDIVSMEHCEPVGWWHFAHSYVRGNWRRATPEGDGSLLTKSCHDLDFILWLLCSPPPLPADANLSAQQQQEYFKRQQPHLPRTISSSGSLTQFRKSRKPRAATTATNCLSCPAERQCNYSAIKIYRDMHVVRADYEWPVNIVCPDIEDVVRSTSSLSEEEQIRAAEAHLLRRLEEDYSPETEDKDIAARPWYGRCVYESDNNVCDDQVVTLTWDDEPLDFNTTINDYYPRTSKTAIFHMIAPTEKQCERRGRVYGTQGEITYDSRNIDIYSFATRSTRSIEVPRQPPEEKESHGGGDYGLARSFVRAVDAVINQGWEVERAQRCFVGCTLEEAVRSHAVVFAAEEARREEKVVRWKDWWEGKLRDSLRTRSACD, from the coding sequence atgggcgATCCTAATCCCCCGACTTCTCACGATCTTTCCTtatcttccccttccccacCTCACGCTCATTCCGCCAAATCACTTCGTTTCCTTGTCATCGGCGCTGGTTCGCGAGGCAATGCTTACGCCCGGGCCGTCACAAATGCCACCTCAGGCATGATTCACGCGATTGCTGAGCCACATCCCTTCAAACGACAGGAATTTGGCCGCAATTATATCTGGGGCGACAGCGGTACACCAAAGGACGGTCAGGAGTTCAAAGACTGGCGAGATTGGCTGCGATGGGAAGTCAAACGGCGAGCACAGAGTAGTACTACTGTGACTAATGGGACGAATTGTGCGACCCTTGGAGTAGACGGCGTGTTCATCTGCACACTGGACGAAACCCACGTTGAGATTCTACAAGCCATCGCCCCGTTACAGCTTCACATTTTGTGCGAGAAGCCGCTCGCCCTCTCACTATCCGACTGCTTGACCGTCTACCGCGCCCTACtaccaaaggaagaagggggCTTAtcaccctcctcttccccatCAACCATCTTTTCAATAGGCCACGTCCTCCGATACAGTCCGcacaacatcctcctccgaAAGCTCCTCCTCGAGGACCGTACCATCGGCGACATCGTCTCAATGGAACACTGCGAACCGGTTGGATGGTGGCACTTCGCACACAGCTACGTCCGCGGGAACTGGCGACGAGCAACGCCCGAAGGCGACGGCTCCCTGCTCACCAAATCCTGTCACGACCTCGACTTCATCCTCTGGCTTCTTTGTTCCCCGCCACCACTCCCCGCAGACGCCAACCTCTCTGcacaacagcagcaggagtACTTCAAGCGCCAACAACCGCATCTCCCGcgcaccatctcctcctctggCTCCCTGACCCAGTTTCGCAAATCCAGAAAACCCCGCGCCGCCACTACGGCAACAAACTGCCTCTCTTGTCCCGCGGAGAGGCAATGTAACTATAGCGCCATCAAGATCTACCGCGACATGCACGTCGTAAGAGCCGACTACGAATGGCCTGTCAACATCGTCTGTCCAGATATCGAGGATGTAGTCCGGAGCACCTCCTCTCTGtccgaggaagaacagatcaGAGCAGCAGAGGCCCACCTCCTCCGTCgtctggaagaagattacTCTCCCGAAACAGAAGATAAGGATATCGCCGCGAGACCCTGGTACGGTCGGTGCGTTTACGAATCCGATAACAATGTTTGCGACGACCAGGTCGTCACTCTTACCTGGGATGATGAACCCCTTGACTTCAACACAACTATCAATGACTATTATCCACGAACTTCTAAAACAGCCATATTCCATATGATCGCACCAACAGAGAAACAGTGTGAACGGCGAGGTCGTGTTTACGGTACCCAGGGTGAAATCACTTACGATTCGCGGAATATTGATATTTACAGCTTCGCGACCCGGTCAACCCGGTCTATTGAGGTGCCGCGGCAGCCGCCCGAAGAGAAGGAGTCTCATGGTGGAGGCGACTACGGTCTGGCGAGGAGCTTTGTCCGTGCCGTGGATGCCGTGATTAATCAGGGGTGGGAGGTTGAGCGTGCGCAGAGGTGCTTCGTGGGCTGTACGCTGGAGGAAGCGGTGAGGAGTCATGCGGTTGTGTTCGCGGCGGAAGAGgcgaggagggaggagaaggtggttCGGTGGAAGGATTGGTGGGAGGGGAAGCTTCGAGATTCGCTGAGGACGAGGTCGGCTTGTGATTAA